A segment of the Methanomicrobiales archaeon genome:
GCTCGTCGAGCCGGGGATCGTAGCCCTCCCGGATCATCCCGCCGCCGGCGGTCGCGGCGGGGGGATCGTCCCGGAGCGAGCGGGACAGCAGGCCGACCGTATCCGGAAGACACTTCAGCCCCTCCACCAGGTCGCGGAGGCGGGCCGACCCCCCGCCCTGCACGATCCGGGATCCGAGCGCCTGGAGGTCCGGCAGGACCCGCAGGGTGTCCCGCAGGCGGATCAGGTCGCGGGGACCGGCGTTGCCGTAGGCGATCCGCCCGGCGATCCGCTCGATGTCCGCGCAGCGGTGGAGGAGCGTGCGCAGCTCCGCCTGCACCAGAGGGGCGTTCGCCAGGCACTCCACCGCGTCCAGCCGGGCGTTGATGGCGTCGACCGAGATCAGCGGAGCCGTCAGGCAGGTGCGGAGCAGCCGGCTGCCCATGGGCGTCTCGGTGCAGTCCAGCAGGGACAGGAGCGTGGCGCCGGCGTCGCCGCCCCGGATGCTCTCCAGGATCTCCAGGTTGCGGAGCGTGATCGCGTCCAGCCCCAGACACTGCCCCGGGATTCGGATCGACATCCCGCTGATGTGCTGCAGGGAGCAGCGCTGCGTCTCCCGTGCAAACTGCACGCAGGCGCCCGCAGCCCGGACGGCGGATGGGAACGGGCGGCAGCCGTAGCCGTCCAGGGTGGAGACCTGGAACTGCGAGAGCAGGGTCTCCGTCGCCTTCTCGAGCGAGAACTCGGCATCCCGATAGGGAGTGACCGGGATTTTCCGCTCTTCCAGGGGCTTCACCAGCAGGTTCCCGCCCCCTTCCGGGAGGATGCACTCCGTGGGGCGGTACTTGGCGATCTCGGACAGGCATTCGGTCAGCCCGTCCGAGAGGGGGCAGACGGTGGCGAAGAACTCGCCGGTGGATATGTCCAGGAACGCCATGCCGATCTGACGGCTCCGTTCGTCGGGCAGGAGGGACATCAGGTAGCGGGCCGCCGGAGAGACGCCCAGGAGCCCGGCATCGATCACCGTCCCCGGCGTGATCACCCGCACGACGTCCCGCTTCACCAGCCCCCGCGCAGTCCTGGGATCCTCGAGCTGGTCGCAGATCGCCACGCGGTGCCCCTTCTCGAGCAGCCGCGCGATGTAGCCCTCCGCGGCGTGGTAGGGCACCCCGGCGAGGGGGATCCGCTCCCCGTCCCGCCCCCGGTGGCGGGAGGTGAGGACGATGTCCAGCTCCCGCGATACAAGCTCCGCGTCGGCACCGAACGTCTCGTAAAAGTCTCCGATATGGAAGAGGAGGATGGCATCCGGGTGCTTCGCCTTGATCCGGCTGTACTGCTCCATCACCGGCGACATGCGGGCATGCGGGGAGCGGGGCTGGTCGTTCATATGGCATCTCGACGTGATGAATCGGTCCCGGACAGCGTTTTCGTCTCGTAATCATGGTGCCTGAATTGCCATAAGAGTTCCTGATGGGGGATGAAAGAGGTGCAAACGGGGCTGACAGGCATGCCGCCTGCTCTCCTGCGAGGCCGGCAGGGGGAAGGAACGGCGCCCGGCTGCATAAGGTATTTCTAGGGGAGCGTGGTACCGCGTAGCCGTGTACATCATCATCGTGGGGCTGGGGGGAATCGGGAGGACGCTCGTCGGGATCGCCGCCGACAACCGGAACGACGTGGTTGTCATCGACAAGAACGAGGAGCGCGCCGCCGAGATCCTGGAGCACTACGACGTGCTGGCCGTCGTCGGCGACGCCACGGACACGGAGATCCTGGAGGAGGCCGGAATCGAGCGGGCTGACGCGCTTGTCGCCACGACGAGCGACGACTCGGTCAACCTCATGACCTGTCTGCTGGCGCGGCGCTACAAGGTGCCGAACGTGATCTCCATCGTGAACCAGATCGAGCACTCCGACTTCTTCAAGGAGGTCGGAGTGCGGATCAGCGAGAATCCCGACGAACTGGTCGCGATGCGCCTCTACTACTGGGTGGAGAGCCCCGGCATGCAGCAGCTCGCTGCCCTGCCCGGCGGACGGATCTTCGAGTTCGTCGCCGAACAGGGCGCCCCGTTCATCGACCGCGAGCTGCGGGAGCTGAAGGCGAAGAACTTCGTCGTCATCGCCATCAACCGCGCGGGGAACGGGCTGATCATCCCCACCGGGGACACCCGCATCCGCGCCGGGGATACCCTCACGGTCTTCACCAAGAAGGAGGCGGAGAAGGAGACGCTGAGCCTGCTCGGCCGCCAGCTGAAGCATCCTGCCCGGTAATGACGATACCGCCGCCGATCCCCGCAGCGGGCGCCAGGGGGCGCGCGGCATCCCCCGGTTACCGCGCCACGGTCGTCTCGAAACCCCGGAGCAGGCCCACGATCAGCACGATGACCGGCAGGATCTCGAGCCTCCCGATCCACATCAGCAGGATGAAGATCCACTTGTTCGCCGCGGGGCTGGCCGGCGTCATGAACCCGACGGAGAGGCCCACGTTGCTCATCGCGGAGGCGTGCTCGAAGAGCACCTCGTAGGGCGTGTACGGCGTCGCGTAGAGGTGGAGCACGAGCATGAGGGAGAGGACGAGCGTCAGAGCCCAGAGCACCACGATCAGCATATTCTTCGAGATCTCGAGTTCCGATACATCTTTTGGGAGGATCCGCCCTTCGTACCGGAAGGGGACGATCACCCTTCTTCCCACGAAGAACCGCTTGAACCACCAGACGAGGGCTTCGTAGGCGAGGACCAGCCGATTCACCTTGATCCCGCCGGCCGTGCTGCCAGCCGCACCGCCGATGAACATCAGCATGATGACCAGGATGAGGGGGGCTGCCGCCCAGAGGTTGAGATCGGAGTTCTGGAGGCCTGTGCAGGTGATGCCGGAGACGGCGATGAAGATCCCTTCCCGCACCGCACGGAAAAGCGTGTATCCGTCCGTCAGGTAGAGATCGAGGGATACGATGGCCGAGGCGGTGAGCGCCAGGGAGAGGAAGAGCAGCACCACGGCATCCCGGAAGATCCCGAACTGCCTCTTGACGGAGAAGAGGTAGTAGATCTTGAAGGGGAGCGCCCCGGCGATCATCACCAGCACGAGCACGCCTTCCAGGGCTGCGTTGTCATAGAACCGGATCCCCGCGTCGTGGACGGTGAACCCGCCGGTCGAGAGGGTGCTCATGACCAGGTTCGTGGCATCCCAGAGGGGCAATCCCGCCAGCATGACGAGCCCGATGAAGAGGAGGGTGAGCACCGCGTAGATGCCCCAGAGCCGCCTCCCCGTGGAGACGGCGCTCGGCATGAACGCCTCGGGCCGCCCCTCCGAGCGGAAGAGCCGGGACCTGGCGAGCCCGGAGGCGGTCTGCATCGTGACGGTGAACGCGATCACGCCGATGCCTCCCATCCACTGCATGAAGGAGCGCCAGAAGATCAGCGTGCGGGGGGCGGTGTCGAGGGAGGTCATCATGGTGAAACCGGTGGTGGTCCAGCCGGACATCGCCTCGAAGACGCTGTCGGTGAAGGTCATCTGGAGCCCCAGGATGAACGGCAGGGACCCGACGAGGGCAATGGCGAACCAGGCGAGCGCCGCGGTCGCCAGGGCGATGGAGAGGTGGGGCGCGTGATTCCCCCGGGGTATGCGCCGCAGGAGATAGCCGAGGAGCACGAAGGAAAACGGCGCCGACGCCATGGGGAGAATCATCTCCCACTCCTGGTAGATCGTGAGCACGGCGAAGGGCGCGAACGCGGCCAGCCCGACGAGCTCGAAGATGCTGCCGATATCGTTGGCGATCATCCCGACGTGCTCCCGCCACGGCATGGTTCAAAAGGTGGGGAGGAGAGTAATTAGCCTTTCGCAGGGAGGATGCACATTATCGAAAAAAATCGAATCCCCCTCGCGAATCCGGGAGCGAAGGCCTACGCACATGGCGGGGTACGGGGCCGTGGACACCCCGATCCCCTCCGGGTTGAGCGGGCCTGGAGGTTCCAGAGCGATCGGGCATGGAACAGGTGCAACTCATCGAGGTTGCCGCCACAGGCGCATGCAAGGTCCGGGCTCGAGTACTGCGGAAGGGTATCGGGAATCCATACCGGTCAGCCTCCGGGGGGCATCGAGGGGGCGGGGGCACGGTATAATATTCGAACGGATACACCTCCCCTGGAGGGCATCGCAATGGCGAGGCGGGGCAGGGAACAGACCGCGCGGATCCCTCCTGTGAGCCTCCCTTCGAGGCTATCGCAGCAGCGGGAGGAGGACGGGGGAGAGGGGGGCGCACCCCCTCCCCCGCCGGTGCGATAGGCCTGGACATGGGAAATCCGGGAGTGGACGCTGCATTTAAATCCGATGGGCGCAGCCCGGCTCTATGGTACGACCATTCCCCGTTGCCCCTACCTCGAGCGTTCAGGTATGCAGAGAGTCTCCCGCACCAGGGGTTGCAGCCGCTCTCTGGATCGTGCACGGCACTACAGGTTCCGTTTCGTGCTGCGGGACGCCGATCCTGGCCTGAGGGAAGGAAGCGAAATGCCGTCCGCGGTGCGGATGAGCCTTCAATAGCCGGCCTTTGCGAGAATCTCCGCCACGGCGCGGTATGCCGGCGACTCGTCCGGAACCTCGAGGAGCGATCGCCCCGAGAGCACGTACTCCGAGAGCAGCGGGTCGTAGGGGATCTTTCCGAGATAGGCATGCGGGAATTCCCGGCGCAGGCGATCCTCTTCGGACTCCGGAAAGAGGAATGCCCCCACCAGGTAGAAGCGGCGCGCCTCGATCCCCACCTCCCGCACGATCCGCTGCGCCCGCCGCACGTGCCCGAAGGAGCGGCTGGAGGGGCTCACGAGGTCGAAGATGACGTCCACGACCGTCGAGATCTTGCGGTTCAGGTGCTCGAGGCCGGCCGGCGAGTCGATGAGCACGTAGCGGTAGTTCTTCGCGATCGTGGAGAGCGCGCCCTTCAGGGCGGCGTCCGGCAGACAGTAGCACCCCTCGACCCACCGGGTCCCGACCGCCATCAAATCGCAGAACTCCCCTTCGTACAGCCCCTCCTCCCAGATCCGCGTCTCGATCCGCTCCGTCGGGGCGCGGCCGGCCGTGGTCCCGCCCCGTTCCAGGAACGTCTCCGTTGTCAGGTCCGCAATCGTCCGCACTCCCCCGGCCTCGAGATCGATCCCCACCATCTCGCCGAGATTCTGGTCCGGATCGGCATCGATGAGGAGGAGGGGCGTCTCCCCCGTCGCGATGAAGTGTTTGGCCATGAGGGCGACAAAGGAGGTCTTCCCCGTCCCCCCCCGCCCCATCGTCACCACCATCTGCATGGATCACGCCTCCGGCATGCCCTTCAGGCGGTCAAGGATACGCTCCAGCGCCCGGATCGCCGGGCTGTCCGCATCCGGGAAGATGGTCGTTCCCCGGATGCCGGCCTCCCGCACCGTGCGGTCGAAGGGCACCTGCCCGATGCACTCCAGCCCGTTGACGCTCGCGTACTCCCGCACGGCGCGGGCCTGGTCCGCGTCCTCGATCATGTTCGCGAGGATCGCGGTCCTGCGGATCCCGGCCCCGGCGGAGAGCCGGGCGATCTTCCGGGCTGCATGCAGCGATCGCACGTTCGCGTCCGTGACCACGAGCATCACGTCCACGCGGTCCGCCGTCCCCCTGCCAAGATGCTCCACACCGCCCTCCATGTCCAGGATCACTGCCTCGTCCCGCTGGACGGCAACGTGGCGGAGAAGGGCACGCAGCACGGCGTTCGCCGCACACGTGCAGCCCGATCCCATGGAGGCGACCGTGCCCATGACGAGCAGGTCCACGCCCGAGGGTGTGCGCACCGCGTAGCGCTCGACGATGTCCTCGACGCTGAACGTGAGGCTGTACACCCCGGGGTAACCCGTCCCCGTCTTCAGGGCGATCAGCTCCTGGTTCTCCGATAGGGGCAGAATGGATCCCGCCTCCTCGGGGGACAGCCCCAGGAAGATCCCCAGGTTCGGCGAACTGTCCGCGTCGATTGCGAGGACGCGCTGCCCCTGCCGGGCGAACAGCCAGGCCGCCGTGCCGGCAACGAACGTCTTTCCCACGCCCCCCTTGCCGGATACGGCTATCTTCATGGAGTCCCCCTCCTTCCCGCACTCACGGCTCTCCTCCTATGCATGCCCTCCCCGATCCCGCCCCGCGGGAAAGAGTTCGCTCCTGCCGGGGATGGAGAGCGCGGCGGTGTACTCTTCGACGAAGTCGGGATCGACCAGGAGATCGATATAGACCATCGCATCCGCGATCGCCTGCGCCTCCCGGCGCTTCCGCAGGGAGAGCAGGGCGAGGTAGGCCCCCGAGAGGGAGCCGTTCCCGATCCCCTGCACCGTCGCGTTCGGGAACGGCGGGAGGATCCCGAAGGCGGTGAGGCTCCGCATGTCGGCGAACGCCCCGAAGGCGCCGGCGAGGTATACGTGGCGGATATCCTCGGGCGTCAGGCGGTACCTCTTGAGCAGGACGGCGACGGCTCCGCAGAGCGCCGCCTTCGAGTCCATGAAGTAGTCCATGTCCTGCTGGGTGATCGCGATATCCTGGCCCGTGGCGGTCTCCTCCGCCGGGACCAGGCAGTATTCGGCACCCTCGTGCCCCCTGCGGACGCGGGGGTGCGATCCCACGAACTTTCCCTTGAAGTCCAGGATGCCGGCCTGGAACATGCCGGCCGCGGCATCGATCAGCCCCGAGCCGCAGATCCCCCGCGGGGGTGCCGACCCGACCGTCTCCACCGTCGCTTCGCCGCTGACGGGATCGATCGCCACGTGCTCGATCGCCCCCCGCATCGCCCGCATACCGGCGCCGATCCCCGCGCCCTCGAAGGCCGGGCCGGAGGCGCAGGAGACGGCGGCGAGCCACTCCCGGTTGCCGACCACGATCTCGCCGTTCGTCCCCAGGTCGATAAGGAGGGAGACCTCCGGGCGCCCGTGCATCCCGGAGGCCAGCACGTCCCCGACGGCATCGCCGCCGACGAACCGGCTCACGTTCGGGAGGCAGTAGCAGTAGGCGCGGGGGTGCGCCTCGATGCCCAGGGATGCCGTCCTGAAGACGAACGGGTGGCGCGGCACGTCCGCGTCGACCATCTCCAGGTAGCGGGGATCCCGCCCGACCAGCAGGTGGTTCATCACCGTGTTGCCGCCGACCGTCACCTCCAGGATCTCCGCGGGGGCGATTCCCGCTGCCGCCGCAGCATCGCGGATCACCTGGTTGATGCTCTCCCGGGCCGCCTGCTGCAGCAGCCGCACCCCGTCCGCCCGCCCCGAGAACCCGATGCGGGTGATCACCTCCTCCCCGTAGGTGATCTGGCGGTTCAGCGTCGCCTGCCGTGCCAGCAGGACCCCCGTCGCGAGATCGACGAGGGTTCCGACGACGGTCGTGGTGCCGAGATCGAGGGCGATGCCGCAGGGGGGATCGGATCCGTCTTCGGGGACGATATCCAGGATCTCGGGGTACCCGGGCGTACGCGTCAGGATCGCCAGGGCCGGCGGCGCCGGGATCCGCGCCAGCACCTCCTCCGGCGCGCGGGGGCGCGCACCCGTGTAGCCGACGAGGCGGATGGAGCGTCCCCCGGGGGCGAAGGGGTCCCCGTCTCTCACCTGCAGCGGGTGCCGCTCGACGGGAGGGTCGAGGTGATCGGTCTCGATCCCCTCCGGAATCAGGATCTGCGGAGCCTCGATCCGGCTCTCGATCGGCACGGTAACCTCCATATCCCCGCCGACCATCACCTCGCACGCCAGGCGGTATCCCGCCTCCACTTCGCGGGGGGAGAGGTGTTTCCGCCGCGCTCCGCCCCGCTCCGTCCAGCCGCCCCCCTCCAGGATGACGCGGCACTTCCCGCATTCTCCTTTCCCCCCGCAGATGCTCTCGATCTGGACGCCCGCCCTGCGGATCGCCTCGAGCAGGCTGGTTCCGGGCGGGACCTCCGCGGTGCGGTTGAGCGGGTGGACGTAGACCCTCGCCTTCCGCCTGACCGCATCGCGGGATCGGGGGACGAGTCCGCTCATCGGGTCCGCCTCCGCAGAGATCGCACCCCTAATCGCCCCGCGGGGGCCAGTGTTCGCGGAGGAACGCGGCGAGACCCGAGGAGTCCTTCGGGCCGACGAGGACCCGCCATCCGCTCGCCTCTTCCGTCTCCCCGCTCAGCCGCGCGGCGAGCCCGGGGAGGATCAGCCAGCGGTGCCCGACCAGGTCCTCGGCGCGGTACTCCCGGAGCGTCTCGGCCACCTTCTCGGCGGTCAGGTAGCGCCCGGCGACGGCGCTCTCCACGCTGATGCCGCCCGTGTCCGCCACGATGAGGTGGCAGTCCAGGTGCGCTGCCTTGATGTCGGACTCCACGGTGAAGAAAGTGAGGGCGTAGTTGGTGGTGATGAGCAGGGGGGAATTTCTGTCCGGATTGCCGAAGGTCCGCACCCCGGGCTCCACCGAGACCGGTTTGCGGGGATCGGTGTAGAGGTTGAACCGCCAGAGGAGCTGGGGCAGCAGCACCCAGCCCTCCAGGCTGTGCAGGATCAGCAGGTCGGCATAGCGGGTGATCAGCATCTCGGCAGTGCAGGCCTCTTTCCAGCGGATCGCGTCGGGCGAGAGCTCGTCTCCGGCCCAGGCGGCGATGGGGGTCCCGAGCAGGGGGAACCCCAGGTAGTCGTCGTGGGCGAGGCACGCCGCCCGGCGGATGGCGGAGGAGGTCATGATGGTGCTGGCAAGACCCGCGTCGACGGAGGTTCCGGGATCCAGCACCAGATCCGCGACGCCGCAGTCCAGGAGCGTGTGCACGAGGGAGCGGAGCAGCGGGATGTCGCCGGGAGCCGAGACGACGAGGGGGCACCCGTACTGCAGCGCGAGGTCCGCCATCGCCTCCCAGTTCGCGGCGGTCGCCGCATACAGGAGCGGACGACCCTCCGGGACGCGGGAGAGCCCGCCCTGCATCACCCCGGGATCGAGCGTGCAGAGGATGAGGGGATAGCCTGTCGCCGCGACCCGCTCCACGGTGCGGGCGAAGGCGTCGGGGTCCCCCGTGGTCGAGCGGATCGCGATCGCGTCGAGCTGGAGCGTCCGCCCGATGTAGGTGTAGGAGAACCCGCAGATCTCGTTCACCCGCCGCTCGAGCTCCTCCTCCGGCATACTGTCGGCGACGTCGAGCGCGATGGCGGTCGGGTTGTGGTAGGTGAAGTCGTGGCGGTGGAGGACGTGCTTCCCGCCCACGGTGACGGCGCGGTCGCCCGTCCCGAAGGTGACCGCCTTTACCGGCGGGGCCAGGAGGTCCGAGAGGTCGGCGTGGAGGTGCGCGTACTCCGGGCGGAGGAGCGGGGTGCAGTCCTCGAGGACGTACTCGCCGTTGACGAGCCGCGTGGCAAACGCCATGCAGTTCGCCTCCCCGCACTCCCGGCAGTTGGTTCTCGGGAGGAGATTGTAGACATCGATCGGGCTGATCTCCTTGATGCTCCGTCTGCGTTTTCCCGTTGTCATGGTTCCTCCGGTCAGATCTGCACCGTCACCCAGTCCCGGGGCGGTTCGCCCTCCCCGGGATGCATCAGGCGCGAGGAGACGGTCCGCAGCGTCTGCACTGCCGACGGGTGCATCATCAGGAACAGATCGACACCGGCCAGCAGCAGGATGAGGGCGTTCAGCGTCTCCCAGAGCGGCCCCCGCACGTCGCGGGAGCCGTAGCGTCCGTCGATCTCCATCCAGGCCTCGCGGGCCGCCCAGGCGTTCGTGGAGGCGGAGATGGTGGGGTGCTGGAGTTCGGCATCCCCCATCAGCGCCGCGATCCGCGCCCGTTCGTGGATCGTGAAGGAGTACTCCAGCCCGTATCCGAGCGCCACCGTGGTGAGGTCCATGACGATGTTCTCGGGGTCCAGGTAGGGGTAGAGGCGGCGGTTGAGCTCCTTCGCGCTGTTCAGCTCGAGCCCCGTGAACGCGAGCAGGACGTGCCCGTTCTCGCGGGCGGCCCGCGCCACCCCTTCCAGGAGCTGGTGATCCGCCATCTCCAGGGTGACCGAGTTCAGCAGCAGGCGTTCTCCGCTTGCCATCTCGGCGACCTCGGTGAAGACCGCGGCGTCCTTGCGGGGATCCCCGCATCCGCCTACGATCAGCGGAACCTTGACCGCCTGGAGCACCTCTTCGACCGTGCGCGCCGCCTCGCGGGGGGAGCGGTCGGCAATCAGGGGATCGGTGCTCATCAGGTGAACGGTCACGGCTTCCGCCCCGAACCTGTCCACGTTCATCCGCGCCCACGCCGCGGGATCCTCGAGCACGTCCAGGACGGGGGCCTTGAGGGCCTTCGGGAGGGGGATCTTCATGTCGAAGACGTCCATGGCGATGGCCGGGGGGTGCGGCGGCAGGGCCTGCGGCGAGGAGAAGGCCGGGGCGGCAGCGCCCCCGATCACGACGGTGCTGCCCCGGCTTCCCCCGTCCTTCCGCGTCGCGCCCAGGGTCACCTCGCGGATCCGCCCGGGGTAGACCTCCTGGTGCGGGCTGAACGCCTCCGGTATCAGGGCGGTCGGGCGGGTCAGCACGGGTGGTGCCGGCAGCCGCACCTCCGGGCCCCCGTCTCCGCCCGTCGGGATGAAGATCTCCATGTCCCCGATCTCCAGCTCCACCCTCTCGAGTTCGATCCTCTCCACGCCGCCGAGGAGGGAGCGGAGCCAGGACTGGAGAGTGCGGCTCTGCTCTGCATCGCGCTTCTCACCCACGCCCATCCCTCCGCCCGGACGGCTGCGCCTCCACCGGCTGGATGATCACCTTTTCCGCGTAGATGCGGGCATTTTTCAACAGGATGCGCACTCCCCCGGAGACGATCGGGATCTCCCCGGCAGTGAGGACCGGAGGAGAAGGTGCGGCTTCCGCTGTCAGGGCCATACGGCGGATGAGCGGGTGGTCGTGCCCCTTCAGGAACGCCTGGAGTTCGTCCAGGGTCTTCGCGTCCTCCTCGGTCGCGATCGCGGCAGCGACCCCCTCCGGGATGTACTCCCGCACCCGATCCTTGATCTCCTTCGGCATCCAGGCGATCCGCTCCCACCCCCCGTCCGCCTGGAGAAACTTGCGGGACCGCAGGTACTCGATGGAGATCCCGTGGAACCCGTCCACCTGCCGCCCGCCGGCGGCGGAGTCCGCCATCGCCGAGAAGGGGAGCCCGTTCACCGTCGCCCCCCCGAACCCCCGGTGCACGATCCCGTAGCCCTCCACCTCCGGGATGTAGAAGGCGATCCCCTCGAAGCAGCCGCAGGAGGTGTGCGGATACCCGAACCCGGAGTAGAGGTAGATGCGGGACACCTCCCCCATCGACCGCTGCCTGGCGCTCTCGTTGACCCCCTGATACTCTCCCAGCAGCGGATCGAGGCACTCCCCCTTCTCGATGGGGAAGATGGGGCCCTTGGGATCGATGCGGGACGCCGCCCGCCCGTCGAACCAGCTGATCGCGCCGCAGTTGGCGTAGCGCTCCGGTGTGACGACGCAGACGTGCGTCGGGGCGAACGACTGGCAGAGGGCGCACCCGTAGAAGACGTCGACGTCCTCGTCGGTCAGCCCCCGGGCCCGGGCGTCCCGCGCCTCGTAGACGGCGAGCGCCTCACCGTACTGCTCGTGCACCTTTTCGGGATCGGTGATGAAGGTGATCTGGAGCCCTTCGATGATGGGCAGCTCGTTTTTGAAGAGCTCCTGCATCACCTGGCCGATGAATCGCAGCGAGTTCAGCCCCCTGGCGAAGGACTTCTTCGAGAGGCGGATCCAGATGTCGTAGCGCTGGTTGAGGTGCATCAGACCCTGGATGTAGTTGCTGTACTCGTGAATGCGCCGCTCGATCACCCCTTCCAGGTTCTCTTCCAGCTGGGAGCCCGCGATCTCGACCAGGATGCCGAGGGGATGGCTCGAACCCTGCGGAAGCTCGGCCAGATCCGGGCCCAGGATCCGGATCTCCCCGGGCGTGATCGCCTCCCGCGGGCGGACCCGCACCAGCTCGAACTTCTCCGCCACGCGGGGCCCGCCGAACTCCACCTGCATCTCCTCTTTGCGGATCCGCTCCCCCTCGTGGACGAGTCCGACCTCGACCGGAAAATCCTGAACCATGCTATCCTCCCCCCTCCGTTGAAGCGAGGCTCGCGTTGAGTGCGTGCATGAACGCCGCCCAGTCGGCAAGGGAGATGTTCGGGAGCGACCATGTCGCCTGCGGCTGGTAGCCGGGGTCCAGGCAGAGGGTCTTTACGGGCGAGAAGTGCTTCAGGGCGGAGAGGAGCGTCCAGGCCATCGGGTAGGGGAGGCCGGCGAGGATCGCCAGATCGTAGGCCCCCTTCCCGTCGATGCCCGTCCAGGCCGGGTCCGTCAGGCGGCTCCCGAGCTCCACGGCCGGCATCGCCGCATGGGGGGGATAGCCCCTCTCCCGCAGTGCGGAGCTCGCGTTGCCGCTGGCAACCACCGTACAGCCGCTCGCCCGCGCGAGACCGATCAGGCAGTCGATCATCCGCCCGCCGTTGCACTCTCTCTCGCCCGCCCGGTGGCCCAGGATGAGAATCGGCCGCTCTGCCCGCCGTATCACCGCGGCCGCCGCCACCGCTTTCCTGATGACGGCAGCCCTGCGGGGCCCCCCCACCTCCGCAGTCTGCCAGCTGTCCGTGTCCGTCAATCCTGCCGCCCCCGTGCCGGCCGTCTCAGCAGCGTCGGATCCGGGATTCTGATCTCTTTCCAGTCTTTTTCGCGCAGCACCTGCAGCAGCTCCTCCTTCATGGTGATGGGGATATCGCTCGCCGTGCGGACGAAGAGGGGGAGGTCATCCGGAATGCCGCCGCGGTGGCGGCGGTGGAGGTCGATATAATGGGTGAGCTTGAGCGCCCTGCCGCGGGCGGTGTCGTTCGGCCGCATGCAGAGTTTGGCTGCCAGGATCATCGCCTCCTCCGGTGTCTCCGCGGCGATGAAGAGATGCTCCGGAACGGGACCGGTATAGACCTCCTCGCCCGAGCGGGCGTCGAGCACGTACCAGTCCTCTTCGCGGTCCGCACGCCCGAGGAGCATCCGCCGGTACTTGGTGCCGTGCGGCCCTACGATGACGGGTATGCCGAGCCTCCAGAATCCGGCCGCGATCGAGGCGGCCTTCTGCGACATCGCCCCCCAGGCGATCCCGACGGCCCCGACGCGGTTGTGCACGTAGTCGGCGATCTCCTCGTAGTTGGCCCGCAGGTTTCTCCGCGCGAAGATGCTGGCGATCTTGATCGCGGCACCGGCGATATGGGCGTTCGATACGCAGGAGCCCACGTTCACGATGCCGCCCGCCTGGAAGTCGCCGGGGTAGGTCTCGTACAGGGTCTTTC
Coding sequences within it:
- a CDS encoding ASKHA domain-containing protein, whose translation is MSGLVPRSRDAVRRKARVYVHPLNRTAEVPPGTSLLEAIRRAGVQIESICGGKGECGKCRVILEGGGWTERGGARRKHLSPREVEAGYRLACEVMVGGDMEVTVPIESRIEAPQILIPEGIETDHLDPPVERHPLQVRDGDPFAPGGRSIRLVGYTGARPRAPEEVLARIPAPPALAILTRTPGYPEILDIVPEDGSDPPCGIALDLGTTTVVGTLVDLATGVLLARQATLNRQITYGEEVITRIGFSGRADGVRLLQQAARESINQVIRDAAAAAGIAPAEILEVTVGGNTVMNHLLVGRDPRYLEMVDADVPRHPFVFRTASLGIEAHPRAYCYCLPNVSRFVGGDAVGDVLASGMHGRPEVSLLIDLGTNGEIVVGNREWLAAVSCASGPAFEGAGIGAGMRAMRGAIEHVAIDPVSGEATVETVGSAPPRGICGSGLIDAAAGMFQAGILDFKGKFVGSHPRVRRGHEGAEYCLVPAEETATGQDIAITQQDMDYFMDSKAALCGAVAVLLKRYRLTPEDIRHVYLAGAFGAFADMRSLTAFGILPPFPNATVQGIGNGSLSGAYLALLSLRKRREAQAIADAMVYIDLLVDPDFVEEYTAALSIPGRSELFPAGRDRGGHA
- the acsC gene encoding acetyl-CoA decarbonylase/synthase complex subunit gamma → MTTGKRRRSIKEISPIDVYNLLPRTNCRECGEANCMAFATRLVNGEYVLEDCTPLLRPEYAHLHADLSDLLAPPVKAVTFGTGDRAVTVGGKHVLHRHDFTYHNPTAIALDVADSMPEEELERRVNEICGFSYTYIGRTLQLDAIAIRSTTGDPDAFARTVERVAATGYPLILCTLDPGVMQGGLSRVPEGRPLLYAATAANWEAMADLALQYGCPLVVSAPGDIPLLRSLVHTLLDCGVADLVLDPGTSVDAGLASTIMTSSAIRRAACLAHDDYLGFPLLGTPIAAWAGDELSPDAIRWKEACTAEMLITRYADLLILHSLEGWVLLPQLLWRFNLYTDPRKPVSVEPGVRTFGNPDRNSPLLITTNYALTFFTVESDIKAAHLDCHLIVADTGGISVESAVAGRYLTAEKVAETLREYRAEDLVGHRWLILPGLAARLSGETEEASGWRVLVGPKDSSGLAAFLREHWPPRGD
- the cdhD gene encoding CO dehydrogenase/acetyl-CoA synthase subunit delta — its product is MGEKRDAEQSRTLQSWLRSLLGGVERIELERVELEIGDMEIFIPTGGDGGPEVRLPAPPVLTRPTALIPEAFSPHQEVYPGRIREVTLGATRKDGGSRGSTVVIGGAAAPAFSSPQALPPHPPAIAMDVFDMKIPLPKALKAPVLDVLEDPAAWARMNVDRFGAEAVTVHLMSTDPLIADRSPREAARTVEEVLQAVKVPLIVGGCGDPRKDAAVFTEVAEMASGERLLLNSVTLEMADHQLLEGVARAARENGHVLLAFTGLELNSAKELNRRLYPYLDPENIVMDLTTVALGYGLEYSFTIHERARIAALMGDAELQHPTISASTNAWAAREAWMEIDGRYGSRDVRGPLWETLNALILLLAGVDLFLMMHPSAVQTLRTVSSRLMHPGEGEPPRDWVTVQI
- the cdhC gene encoding CO dehydrogenase/CO-methylating acetyl-CoA synthase complex subunit beta; this encodes MVQDFPVEVGLVHEGERIRKEEMQVEFGGPRVAEKFELVRVRPREAITPGEIRILGPDLAELPQGSSHPLGILVEIAGSQLEENLEGVIERRIHEYSNYIQGLMHLNQRYDIWIRLSKKSFARGLNSLRFIGQVMQELFKNELPIIEGLQITFITDPEKVHEQYGEALAVYEARDARARGLTDEDVDVFYGCALCQSFAPTHVCVVTPERYANCGAISWFDGRAASRIDPKGPIFPIEKGECLDPLLGEYQGVNESARQRSMGEVSRIYLYSGFGYPHTSCGCFEGIAFYIPEVEGYGIVHRGFGGATVNGLPFSAMADSAAGGRQVDGFHGISIEYLRSRKFLQADGGWERIAWMPKEIKDRVREYIPEGVAAAIATEEDAKTLDELQAFLKGHDHPLIRRMALTAEAAPSPPVLTAGEIPIVSGGVRILLKNARIYAEKVIIQPVEAQPSGRRDGRG
- the cdhB gene encoding CO dehydrogenase/acetyl-CoA synthase complex subunit epsilon, translated to MTDTDSWQTAEVGGPRRAAVIRKAVAAAAVIRRAERPILILGHRAGERECNGGRMIDCLIGLARASGCTVVASGNASSALRERGYPPHAAMPAVELGSRLTDPAWTGIDGKGAYDLAILAGLPYPMAWTLLSALKHFSPVKTLCLDPGYQPQATWSLPNISLADWAAFMHALNASLASTEGGG